Part of the Kushneria marisflavi genome, TGGTTGCAGGCATCGACGAGACCCTGCAAAACGCCGACTACGTCTCCTTTCTGGCCAGCACCGGGGATAATCCGGAGCGTCAGGAGCGTCTGGTCAACCGCCTGCGCGAGCAGCGCATTGATGCCCTGCTGCTCTGCGCCGCCGAGAACACGCCGGAAAGCCTGATCCACACTATCAAGACCTGGGGCATGCCCTGCATCGAAGTGATGCGCCACGTGGGCGACACGCCCCGCGGCCACTATGTTGGCGCCGACATTCGTACCGGCCTTGCCTGCGCCGTGGCGCATCTGATCGATCAGGGTCATCACCGCATCGCGCTATTGACCGGCACCGGCCAGAGCTCGGCCGATCGTGAGCGTATGGCGGGCTATCAACACGCCATGAAAGAGGCCGGTCTGGTCTCCGACATCCGCACCGGAAACCATGAGCTGACCCGCCGGGCGGGACTCGAACGTATGCTTGAGATCATGGATGAAGCCGACCCGCCCACGGCACTCATCTGTCACAACGATCTGATGGCGCTGGGCGCCCAATTGGCGCTGGCACGTCTAAAGCTTGTACCGGGTGTCGACTGTGCGGTTATCGGCATCGATGACAGCGATGAAGCGGCGCTGAGCGACCCGGCGCTGAGCAGCCTTGCCACGCACCCTCATGCCATCGGCCAGGCCGCCGCCGGACTGGCGCTGGAATGCCTTGCCAGCCCTGGCGGCGAGCCACGTCGCATCGTGCTGGAGACTTCCCTGCATGTTCGCGCCAGCTCGGCCCCCCTCCTTCATCCTTCACGGGAGCCATCATGATGTCCTGCCTACCCGTTCTGCGCCGCTGCCTCCCACTGCTGCTGGTGATCCTGCTGCTGGGGCTGTCAGTGCTATCTCCGTCCAGAGTCAGCGCCCGCGAGTTGATCTTTGGCCACGGCGCCACCGAGGAGACGGCCTATCACGCCAGTGCCGAGCGCTTTGGCAAGCTTTTGAAGGACAAAAGCCACGGGGCGCTGACCGTCAGCATCTACAGCAATTCAGTGCTGGGCCATGAAACCGAAATGTTCGAGCAGCAGACCGCCGGGGCACTGGACTTCTCGATCGTCAATCCGGGGCTGATCTCGGAGTTTTCCCATACCGCCAGCATCTTCTCGATCCCGTTTCTCTATCGCGACATCGATCACTGGGAGCACGTGCTGGATGGCCAGCCCGGACAGGAGATTGCCCGGCGAATCGAGGACGAAACCGGGGTCAAGGTACTGGCCTACTACGGCGGCAGCACTCGACAGATCGTCAGCACCCGGCCGCTGGAAAACCTTGATGCGCTCAAGGGCATGAAGCTTCGCACCAACCCGACCAGACCGGTGATCACGGCCTGGTCGGCGCTGGGCACCCGGCCCACGGTCATGGCCTATCGGGAGATCTATACCGGACTGCAACTCGGCGCCATCGACGGGCTGCTCAACGAGGCGGAATGGATCTATCGCATGCGTTTCCATGAAGTCGCGCCCTATATCGGGCTTTCCGAGCATGACATCACCGTGCGTTTGCTGACCGTCTCCTCCCGAACCTGGCAGTCGCTGTCACCCGAGGAGCAGCGCGAAGTACAGGCCGCCGCCGATGAAAGCGAGCAGTACGCTCGTGACCTGCAGATTCGTCTGGACAGGGAGTCACGGGAAAAGCTCAAGGAGGAAGGCGCAACCTTTTATCCGATGGACCGGGAGCGCATGCAGGCCATGGTCGCCGAGCCCCTGGGCCGGGTGATCGATGAGAGGGGTCTTCGCGATCTTTATGAACTGATCATCAACACCGACTGAGGAGGCGCGCCATGGCATTCGTAACGGCTCTGGGCCGATTCAACCGCGCTCTGGAACGGGTGCTCAATATCGTGCTGCTGATGCTGCTGGCAGCCTTCATTGCACTGATCATCTATCAGATTGCCAGCCGCAATCTGGACATGCTGCCGGCGGCCTACGCCACCGAAGAGCTCAGCCGCTTCGCCTTTCAGTGGATGATCATGCTGGGCACGGCGCTGGGCGTATTGCATGCCGATCACTTCGTGCTCGAGGCCTTCGCCCGCAAAAGCGCCATGGGTCGGTTCACCCGTATTTTGCGTGATCTGGCCTGTCTGATCGTGGGCGTCGTATTCATCGTTTTCGGCCAGGCATTTGCCCAGTCCGGCTTCAACCGTATCGCCAGCGCTTCACAGTTGCCGATGGTGGTGACCTATTCGGCGTTTCTGGTCTGTGGCGTATTGATCGTGCTGTTCAGCCTGCAGCGCCTGTTGCTGAGCGCCACCCAGGGGCTCAATGCCATGGAAAACGCCCTCGACACCCCGTCGGGAATCGATATCGACGAACCGGCCACCGCGGGGGCTGACCTCCCGACGACCGCCCACGCGCAAAAGGAGACACGCCAATGATGACGGCCGACTGGCTTTTTGTGCTGCCATGGCTCCTGTTTATTCTGCTGG contains:
- a CDS encoding LacI family DNA-binding transcriptional regulator; its protein translation is MPQSKKTVTLKDLAAHAGVSRSTVSLVLQESPLVARHTRARVMEAASALGYVYNRGAATLRSARTATVGVVVHDIANPFFGAMVAGIDETLQNADYVSFLASTGDNPERQERLVNRLREQRIDALLLCAAENTPESLIHTIKTWGMPCIEVMRHVGDTPRGHYVGADIRTGLACAVAHLIDQGHHRIALLTGTGQSSADRERMAGYQHAMKEAGLVSDIRTGNHELTRRAGLERMLEIMDEADPPTALICHNDLMALGAQLALARLKLVPGVDCAVIGIDDSDEAALSDPALSSLATHPHAIGQAAAGLALECLASPGGEPRRIVLETSLHVRASSAPLLHPSREPS
- a CDS encoding TRAP transporter substrate-binding protein; the encoded protein is MMSCLPVLRRCLPLLLVILLLGLSVLSPSRVSARELIFGHGATEETAYHASAERFGKLLKDKSHGALTVSIYSNSVLGHETEMFEQQTAGALDFSIVNPGLISEFSHTASIFSIPFLYRDIDHWEHVLDGQPGQEIARRIEDETGVKVLAYYGGSTRQIVSTRPLENLDALKGMKLRTNPTRPVITAWSALGTRPTVMAYREIYTGLQLGAIDGLLNEAEWIYRMRFHEVAPYIGLSEHDITVRLLTVSSRTWQSLSPEEQREVQAAADESEQYARDLQIRLDRESREKLKEEGATFYPMDRERMQAMVAEPLGRVIDERGLRDLYELIINTD
- a CDS encoding TRAP transporter small permease encodes the protein MAFVTALGRFNRALERVLNIVLLMLLAAFIALIIYQIASRNLDMLPAAYATEELSRFAFQWMIMLGTALGVLHADHFVLEAFARKSAMGRFTRILRDLACLIVGVVFIVFGQAFAQSGFNRIASASQLPMVVTYSAFLVCGVLIVLFSLQRLLLSATQGLNAMENALDTPSGIDIDEPATAGADLPTTAHAQKETRQ